TGAACTCCATCATACCGGACGGTGCGATCCAACCGATCGATCCGCAATAGATATTGCGGTCGGTGTCCTCGAGCGCATGGATAATTTCCATGGCACGTATCTTCGGAGCGCCGGTGATGGAGCCGCACGGGAAAATCGCCCGCATAATGTCGGTAATGGTTGCGCCCGGCTCCAGCTTTCCACGCACCCGGCTGATCATCTGATGGACTGTCGAGAAGGTCTCGACATGATAAAGCTCGGGAACGTGGACGCTACCGGCCGAGCAGATACGTGACAGGTCGTTGCGCAAAAGGTCGACGATCATAAGGTTTTCGCTGCGGCATTTCGGATCCTGTTCGAGCTGCCGCTTGAGTGCTGCGTCCTGCGAGGCGGTAGCGCCGCGTGGCGCGGTGCCTTTCATCGGTTTGCTGTCGATCCAGCCGTCCCGGTCGACACGGAAAAAGAGTTCAGGCGAACGCGAGACGATTTCCGGCCCCTCGAGGCGGACAAGCGCGCTGTGTGCAACCGCCTGTCGTGCCCGCAGGCTGTTGAAAAGCGTAGTGCCGCCGCCATTGCAGTCCGCTTCAATTTCATAGGTCAGGTTGGCTTGAAAGCAGTCACCGGCATGAAGGTGGGAGCGCAGCGTGTCAAAACGGGATTCATAGGTTTCGAAGTCCCAACGGTGTTTGGCACTCGATACCGCGATGTTGTTACCAGGTACCGCGAGTATTTCGGCTGCGCGTGCCGGTGGTTGCGGTGTGTCAAACAGTCCGAAACACAAGAGCGGGCAGGAGCGCTTGTGATCTTCACGCGGCGCCAGTCGGGACACAAGGGCCGGCTCCAGCGCGATGCCTGCCTCGTAGGCAATGTATCCGGCGCTCCACAAACCGTCCTTCGCTGCCTGCTCCAAATTGTCGAGTGCGGGAACAACCTCGTCCTGTTCCCAGGCCGTGACCATGGACCGCGCGCCTGAAAAACACAGGTTCTCGCCGGTGAAATCGTTCCGGAAGAGGATGAGGTTTTCGTCCATGATAGGGTTGCCGCGCTCTTCCCATATTGGGCGCGGCCCATCTAGCGAGCGCCCTCACGCATAACTGGCCGACCTCTACAGCGCCATCCCGGCGAACGCAACAACTCGCCAGTGCCATCTCCTGCCGACAGCCAGCCTAGCTGTCGAGTGCGTCCAGTTCGTCGATCAGTCCTTCGATCATGGCAAGGCCCTGGCTCCAGAACGACGGGTCGCTGGCGTCGAGGCCAAACGGTGCGAGAAGTTCCGAATGGTGTTTTGTGCCGCCGGCCTTCAGCATGTCGAAATAGCGTTCCTGAAAGCCGTCCTCGGCGTTTTGATAGACCGCATAGAGCGAGTTCACCAGGCAATCGCCGAAAGCGTAGGCGTAGACATAGAAAGGCGAATGGATGAAATGCGGGATATAGGCCCAGAAGGCGTCATAGCCTTCGGAAATCCGGATCGCCGGACCAAGGCTTTCACCCTGCACCGAAATCCACAGTTCACCGATCTGCTCCGAGGTCAGTTCACCTTCGCGGCGCGCCGTGTGGACCTTTCTTTCGAACTGATAGAAGGCGATCTGGCGCACGACCGTGTTGATCATGTCTTCAACCTTCTGGGCCAGCATGGCCTTGCGTTCCTTCCGGTCTTCCGTGCTGTTCAGCAGAGTGCGGAAGGTCAGCATTTCCCCGAACACCGACGCCGTTTCGGCAAGAGTGAGCGGCGTTTGCGCCATCAGCGCGCCCTGTTCGCCGGCCAGCACCTGATGAACGCCATGGCCGAGTTCATGGGCAAGGGTCATCACATCGCGCGGCTTTCCCATATAGTTCAACAGAACGTAGGGATGCACCGACGGTACGGTCGGATGGGCAAAGGCCCCCGGCGCCTTGCCGGCCCGTACGGGCGCGTCGATCCAGTTGCGGTCGAAGAAGCGGCCGGCGATTTCCGCCATGCGAGGGTCGAAGTCACGATAGGCCGACAGGACCGTTTCTCGCGCCGTATCCCAGCCGATCAGCGCCTTGGGCGTTTCGGGAAGCGGTGCGTTACGGTCCCAGAAATCCATGACATCCATACCCAGCCATTTGGCCTTCATGGCGTAGTAGCGGTGCGACAGGCGCGGATAGGCCTCGGAGACCGCATCGGAAAGCGCATCGACCACCTGCCGTTCGACCCGGTTGGCCAGGTGGCGGCTGTCGGCAATATCGCTGAAGCCGCGCCAGCGATCGGAGATTTCCTTGTCCTTGGCGAGCGTATTGGTGATCAGCGTGAAGGTGCGGATGTTTTCTGAAAACGTTTTTGAAAGGGCCATCGCCGCGTTGCGGCGTTCTTCGGGCTTTGCCGATTGCAGCCTGTTGAGTGCCGGCTCCAGCGTCAGTTCCTCGCCCTCGACATCGAATCGAAGCGAGGCCATGGTTTCGTCGAACAGGCGGTTCCATGCGCCATGACCGGTGACGGATTTTTCCAGGAAGAGCTGTTCGATCCTGTCTTCAAGCTGGTAGGGTTTGTCGAGGCGCAGGTCGACAAGCCATGGCCGGTAGTGTGCCGTTTGCGGATCGTCCTTAATGGCCGCGTCGATGACCGCATCGTCAATGCGGTTGATCTCCAGCGGAAAGAACAAAAGCCGGCTGCTTATGTCGGTGATGCTCGACTGCACGTCGCCGTAGAATTTGGCTCTTTCAGGATCGCTTGTGTCGGAAAAATAGGTCAGGCCCGCATAGGATACGATCCGGCCCATCAGTTCCTCGAGTGTTTCGTATTGACGCAGCGCCGCGCCAAGGCCTTTGTCGCCGCCAGCTTTGACGGCGGTCTCAATCCGGCCCTTCCAATGTTCTTCGAAGGCGGCGCTCTCGCTGGCGGCCCGTGCCAGATCGTCCTTTAGCTGTGGTGCATCCATCGCAGGATAAAGATCGTCCAGATCCCATTGCGGCAGCTGTCCGAGGGACCCATCCTGCCCGCCCGTTGCCTCGGTTTCGACAAGGGCGTGGTTGAGACCTGAAATGAAGTCATGAAAAGAGGGCGGTACCGGCATTGTGGGGCCTCGCGGAAAAATGTCCCAATTCAAATAGGGCTGGTTGCGGCGTTCTCCAGACGGGTCGTCGGTCGTAGACGGGTATCGTATTTTCGGCAAATATTCACGATCTGTCCCAATCTGACACGATTCGAGATTAATAGAACTGGTTAAATTCACTCATTGTTAGAACTTTGTTCACTATAAATGTCATTTGACACGGACTGTGAGGGCTTTGCCTTGCTCTTACCGCAATTGTCGTACAGCAGTGCCCGGACGTTAATTCTGTTCCGATTTTGCCGGATAAACCAATACGATAGGTTGACCGGAGACCAGTTTAGCAGAATTATCTAGGGACAAGTTGGGGACGCAGGGATTTTTGGGAACTTGCCGAGTAAGTCTCAACGTATGACCAGAGCTGTCAGCACACGCAGCCGGGCATTGGCCGCTGTGCTCGCAGCCTTAGTGTGTCTTGCCGCCGCTTCGCCGGCGTTCGCGGAAACGCGTTCCCTGAAATTGTATTTCATTCACACCAAGGAACGGGCGACGATCACGTTCAAGAAGAACGGGCGCTATGTTCCCGGCGGGCTGAAGAAGCTCAACCGGTTCCTGCGCGACTGGCGTCAGAAAGAGGCCACCAAGATGGACCCGCGCCTGTTCGACCTGCTTTGGGAAGTCTATCAGGCCAGCGGCTCGCGGGATCATATCCACGTCGTCTCCGCCTACCGGTCTCCAAAGACAAACGCCATGCTTCGCAAGCGCTCGCGCGGGGTGGCAAAGAAGAGCCAGCACACTTTGGGCAAGGCCGTCGATTTCTACTTGCCCGATGTTCCGGTCAAGAAGGTTCGTCAGATCGGCATGAAATTCCAGGTTGGCGGGGTCGGTTACTATCCGAAATCCGGATCGCCCTTTGTTCACCTTGATGTCGGCAGCGTCCGCTCGTGGCCCCGCATGGACCGCAAAGAACTGACCAGCCTGTTCCCGAAAGGCAAGACACTGCATCTGCCGAGGGATGGCAAGCCGTTGCCGGGCTACAATCAGGCTCTTGCCGATTACAAGAAGCGCGTCAGTTCGAACAGTATCCAGGTTGCCGGCAAGCGTTCGATCCGTCGGCCTTCGCGCGACAACAACAGCGGTGGTGGTAACCTTCTGGCCGGACTTTTCGGCGGCGGCAACAAGAAGGAAGAGCCAAGGCAGACACGTCAGACCGTTGTTGCAGCGGCTTCGGCGCCTCCGGGTGTTGAAGAGCGGGACAGCCTGACGCCTGATCTGGCTATCGTGCCGACGCCCCGCATACGGCCAACCGCACCTGTTCAGGATGTTCAGGTCGCTCTCGCCCCGGCCAGCGAACTGAGCCCCGAAGCAATTACGGCGGCATTCCGTCCGCGACTGCCGGCAGCGGCAATACCGCAGGACGGAAATGTCGCTCTTGCCAGCGCCACGACGGGTGCTGATACCCTGCCGGTTCCGGCGCTTCGCACTGGCGGCTCCGAAAGTCAGGGTGGCGTTGAATTGGCATCGACCGGTCCAACCTCCTCCGAGGTTGTGTTGGCCTCGTTGCTGGCTGAGCCGACCTATGCGGCAACCGGCAATCCCGGCCTGACACGGCAGGAGCTTGGACTTCAGCAAGGCATTGGAACGGAAGAAGAGGGCACGGTCACCAAGCTTGCCTATGTGCCGCGTCCCTCGCAACGGCCTGATTTGGTTTCGCCGGAGACTCAGGCTTTGGCTGCCGCGGTTGGCGAGGATGTGCCGGGCGGTCTGTCGTATGAGACAGTTTCGGGCATTCCGGTTCCGCGGCCATCGCCGTTCGGCTCGTCCGCGTCCGATGAAATGGTTGCGCTTGCACCGGTGCAGGTGGCGCTCGCCCCGCCTTCAGGCAATACGTCGGGTGCGCGGGTTGATGTTTTTGCACCGGCTTTGAAGCAGTCGGCCGGAAAACGCAGTCGTCCGACCATCGGCGATGCGATCGATGCGCGCCCGTCGGCCGTGCGCACCGAACCGGTTCTGACGCCGACGATGATCACCCACACCGCTTTCGCCGCGCATAGCGTATCGGGCATGGATGCGCCGGTCAGCGCACCGCAGTTTGTTTCAAGCCTGATGCGCACTGCACCTGACATGGTGCATGTCGACGGCTTCTCGACCGAAAACCGGATCGCCAGTGCGGACCGGTTCAGCGGAACGGCGGTCAACTTCCAGAGTGTTGCACGTTTCGAGGTGCGCGGCCGCTAGACGCGTGCCCCGGCTTTATTCTTCCGGCGGGGCCTCGGCCATTCCAAGTGCGTGAAGATAGGTATCCAGCACCGCTTCCTGTTCCATGCGCTCATTTTGATCGAGCTTGCGGATCGAAATCACCTTGCGCAGAACCTTGGTATCAAACCCCATGGATTTTGCCTCGCCGTAGACTTCTTTTATGTCATCGGCGACGGTCTTTTTTTCTTCTTCCAGTCGTTCGATGCGCTCGACGAAGGAACGCAACTGATCCCTGGCTACTCCATGGGCTTCTGACATAGGCGACTCTCCTGAACAGTAAAAAACGCCGCGGACAGGTGCCCCGACACGGGGCCCGCGTCAAGGGGGCTGGAAAAATTGTTGTGAACTGTGCGCCTGATGCGACAGCCTGACCTGCCTTAATCAGTGATCCTTGTGGGAATGAACGAAGGCGGCCTTCTGTTCCTCGGTTGCTTCCGTCTGATATTGGTCTCGCCACTCGTCATAGGGCATGCCGTAGACGATCTCGCGCGCTTCCGGTTTGGTCAACTCGACGCCTGCCTCGTTGGCGGCCTTCTGATACCAGTTCGAAAGGCAGTTGCGGCAAAAACCGCCGAGATTCATCAGATCGATATTCTGCACGTCGGTCCGTTCACGCAGATGTTCAACAAGCGTGCGGAATGCGGCTGCCTCGAATTCGGTGCGCTGGTCTTTGGTCAGTTCGGTCATCTTGTTCTCTGGCGTTGCTGATTGATACGGGACAACGGGTTTGAGCCGTTCATATGTTCTTATTGCTTTCGTATGAAAACGACATAATGCGTCCGGGTTCAATAATCCACCGATGCCGCCCGCAAAACCGTTCGATGGGGAGTTGGCGTCAGCATGGCTTTTTGACATATTGCACGACAATGGGGCACATAACGTAATAGCTTATCTCCAATGGGGTTTTGGGCGAGAATTGACTGGTAAACGCAAAGCAGGCTGGCTCGGTGCCGTTGGCGCCTTGGTATTTACGGGCAGTCTTTGGACAACACCGCAGGCACAGGCTGATTTTCGTGTCTGTAACGGAACACAAAACCTGGTGGGCGTTGCGATCGGGTACCGCAGCGATGACGGATGGATTTCCGAGGGCTGGTGGCAGATTTCGGCAACGTCCTGCGCAACGCTGATCGAAGGGCCCTTGGCCTCACGCTTTTACTATCTCTACGCCGAGGATGCGGCGCGCGGAGGCCGGTGGGGCGGAAATGTCGACATGTGTGTCGCCGAAGATGAGTTCAAAATCGTCGATGTTAAAAACTGCTTCACACGCGGCTTTTTGCGCATGGGCTTCAAGGAATATGATACCGGACAGCAATCAAGCTGGATGGTCCAGCTCTCCGATTCAACGGAAGTAGAGGAAGGTCAAAATTAATGAAGCGTCTGCGCAAAGTAAAAATCCTTGCAACGCTGGGCCCCGCCTCCTCCGAAGAAGATATGATCCAGAAACTGCATGAGGCCGGTGCGGACCTCTTCCGGATCAACATGAGCCATGCAAGTCACGATCTTATGCGCACGCTGATCGAGCGGATACGCAAGGTTGAAAAACGGTGCGGGCGCCCCATCGGTATCCTGGCCGACCTTCAAGGCCCGAAGCTGCGCGTCGGAAAGTTTGCCGACGGTGCGCTGGAGCTTGTTCCCGGCCAGACCTTTACGCTGGACAAAAATGAAAAACCCGGCGACGCAAGCCGCGTCCATCTTCCGCACCCCGAGATATTCGAGGCGGTGGAAGCCGGACACCGGCTGCTGATCGACGACGGGCGCTTGCAGCTCCGGGCTGAAAAATCGGACGGTGACAAAATCGTCTGCACCGTGGTTTCAGGCACAAAAATATCCGATCGGAAAGGTGTCAGCCTGCCGGACACGACCCTTGGCGTCGGCGCTCTGACCGACAAAGACCGCGCCGACCTCGAAGCGGTGCTTGCGACCGACGATGTGGACTGGCTGGCGCTGTCCTTCATTCAGCGGCCCGAGGATCTGGCCGACGTGCGCAAGGTTGCGCGATCAAGGGTCGGCCTCATGGCCAAGATTGAAAAACCGCAGGCGATCGAGCGGATCGATGAAATTATCGAGTTGTCCGACGCACTGATGGTGGCGCGCGGCGATCTTGGTGTCGAAATGCCGATCGAGTCGGTACCTGGACTGCAAAAACAGCTGACGCGTGCCTGTCGTAAGGCGGGTAAGCCTGTTGTTGTCGCGACGCAGATGCTGGAATCGATGATCTCCGCGCCGGTGCCGACGCGGGCCGAGGTGTCGGATGTTGCCACCGCTGTCTTCGAGGGGGCGGATGCTGTCATGCTTTCGGCGGAATCGGCCGCTGGCGATTATCCGGTCGAAGCGGTTTCGACCATGGCCTCGATTGCGCGCAAGGTGGAACGCGATCCGAACTATACCAGCATTGTGCATGCACAGCGTTCGCAGCCGGAAGCAACCGGTGCGGATGCGATCTCCTTGGCGGCGCGGCAAATCGCCGAGACTTTGAAACTGTCGGCGATCGTTTGCTACACCTCTTCCGGGACGACGGGAATGCGCGCCTCGCGCGAACGCCCGCAAGTGCCGATCATTGCTCTCTCGCCGGTAATCCAGACGGCCCGGCGGCTTTCAGTCGTCTGGGGTCTTCATTGTGTGGTCACCGAGGATGCGCGCGATCTTGATGATATGGTCGATCGCGCCTGCCGGATCGCCTTCCGGGAAGAGTTCGGCAAACCCGGCGACAGGCTCATCATTTCAGCCGGGGTTCCGCTCGGAACGCCGGGAGCAACAAACATGTTGCGTATCGCCTATATCGGCTCGGACGGCATGACCGGAATCTGATTGATCGCCGAGGACCGTTTGGGGATCGAGGGCGGCGGATTGGTCGTCTCACCACCGGCATTAATGTCACGCTCCACCTTTCGGGCAATTGCAGCAAGGTCCACTTCTTTGCCGCCCAGCTTTTCCATGGCCGCGATACACACCTCCGTAGCCGCATAGTCGGGTTTGTGACCGACGCCCCTAAGCACATGCAACTCGGCGCGCTCGATTTGCCGGGTCAGCGCGCGCGAGTGGATCTCCGTTGAGACAACAAAGTCTTCGTCACCGGCCACGACGATAGTCGGACGGTCTATCTCGCCGTAACGCGGTGATGTCCTGACGATATGGTCGTAAAGGCTTGCTACATCGTGGGCATTGTATTTGAAGGTCCAGGGTCGCAGAACGAGTGCAGTTCCTGAGCGGGCAAGGTAGTCGGGCGGATAGTGGTTCGGACTGAAAACGCAGCGTGCGGCGCGGCTGATGCGCAAAAGCCCGGCAGGCATTGCAATGAGCCAGGCTGCCAGCCTGCCGATAAACGGTGTTGTGGCGAGGTGATAATGCCAGTCGATGCCGCCGGGCCAAGGGTGCGACACCGTTGCCAGCAACAGAAGACTGTCCACCTTCTCCGGTGTTTCCAAGGCCATATTGGCCGCAATTACGCCGCCGAAGGAGTGGCCGACAATCAGTCCGCTCTTGATGCCTTTTCGTTCCATCAATTCGGCGACCGCACGGGCCTGGGCATCGGGAAGGGCGTTTTGCCCGCCGCCGCGATCCGACCATCCGTGACCCGGCCGGTCGACGAAAAGCAGTTCGGCGCGGCCTTCGAGGTCCTGGCGGAACGCTTCCACCTGATCTCTCAGATTCCCGCTGGCGCCATGGAGAAAAACAATGGCAGGCAGATCGGCGTCTGCGGCTGCTGGAATATGCAGGGCGTGCAAGCGGTATCCGCCGACGTCCACAAACTCACCGATGGGAGGGTAAAGCCGTTCGATCCGCCTGCTTTGTATCCAGGAAAACAGGATCAGCCCTGTCGCTATGACCGTAACCGTTATGAAGGGAAATGCGTACAATGCGATGGCAACCCGTTGGATCAGATCTCGTCGCCGGTCAGTTCCTCGGACAGCTCACCGACGCGTTTTTGAGCCTCGCGCATGGCCGGATAGACTTCAAGCACTTTGAGATAGGTGCCAAGCGCGGCTTCATCCGAGCCTGCAGCCGTCAAGATGGATGCCATCCCCATCAGAGCGCCAAAATGTCGGGGCTCAAGCTGAAGCACCACATGGATGTCAGCCATCGACTTGGCGTGATTGTCCATCATGAAGTGAAGCGTGGCGCGGCGGTTCCAGCCCTCGGCGAACTCCGGAGACAGGACCGTGACCTGATCGAGCAGGTCGAGCGCCGTGTAATAGCGCTTGTCGCGTATGGCGTCATTGGCCCATTGCATGAGCTGATTGGACGTCGCACTGTCCGATTTGCGCCACTCCGCCCAGATTCGGTCTGCAATCCGCCTTGCCGAAGCCGCCTGAGGCTCGCGTTTCAACTCCACGAAATATTCGTCAATGCGTTCGGAACGGCTCTTGGTAACGGTGGTTGCGACTTCATCCGTGGCGGGTTCATCGCTTTGTGCTTTTGCGGGACCTATTCCGGCAAAAACCGCAGAAGCAATCAAGATGGCCCAGAGCAGGCTGTATAAAAATGCAAATCGGCGCATGCCATAAACATATGGCTCATGCGCCGGTGGTCAAACGCAAATTTTGGTGAACTGTGTACGCCGACTGGCGGCGCTCAGCCCTGCCGCGCTTTAAAGCGGGGGTTCTGCTTATTAATAATGTAGACACGGCCCTTCCGGCGCACCAGGCGGTTCTCGCGGTGACGTGTCTTCAGCGCTTTGAGCGAATTCTTGATCTTCATTGTTCCGTACCCGTGGTCAGCGCCCGCTGCGAACAGCCAATGGGCAGCTACACAATCAAAAGCGCGCCTCGCGGCGCGCTCAATTCGTTGGGGATGCGTTTACCCGCAACGTTTCATAGTGTCAACCGCCGCCGGCCTGTTTTGCAGGCCCGTTCAATCGTGTGACATGGCCCATTTTCCGGCCCGGACGGATCTCCAGTTTGCCGTATAGATGAACCAGCGTATCGGGCTGACTCAGATAGGTCTTTAAATTGTCGACATCGCTGCCGATCAGATTGTCCATTTCGCAGTCGCTGTGCCTGGTGCAATCGGCGAGCGGAAGGTTACAGATTGCGCGCACATGCTGTTCAAACTGGGAAACGGTGCAGGCCGCTTCGGTCCAATGGCCGGAATTGTGTACACGCGGCGCGAACTCGTTGACCAGGACCTCGCCATTGTCGAGCACGAAGAACTCGACGCCGATGACGCCGACATAATCGAGGCGGGCGAGTATCGTTTCCGTTGCGGCCCTTGCGGCGTCGATTGATGCTTGCGCAACACCCGAAGGCACCACAGAGCGCCGCAAAATTCCCTCACTATGATGGTTGCGGCTCGGATCGTAGCTGACGATCGTGCCGTCCATCGCCCGTGCTGCAATGACCGATATCTCATCGGTGAACGGGACAAGCCTTTCCAGAATGAGCGGCACGCCGCCGAGTGCGGCATGAGCACCGCTGGCGTTGGAGCTTTGGGCGTTGAAAAACCGCTGGCCCTTTCCGTCATAACCCAGACGGCGGGTCTTCAGAACGGCTTTGCCTGCGAAATTTTCCAGTGCTTCGTCGATCTCGCGTTGGCTGTCGATGGCGACGAAGTCGGCGGTGGCCACGCCACATTCCTTCAGAAACCGCTTTTCCAATAAGCGGTCCTGCGAAATCTCAAGCGCGGCAGGCGGCGGATAAACGGGTTTTCTGGCTGCGAGACGGCGTGCAGTTTCGACCGGCACATTTTCGAATTCGTAGGTGATCACGTCGCTGAGCACCGCCAGGGTATCCAATGCGTCGGCGTCGCCATAGTCAGCGGTAATCTGGCTGCCGGCCACCTGGGCGGCCGGGCATTTTTCCTGGGGCTCGAGGATAATGGTGGCAAAGCCGAGGCGCGCGGCGGCCATGGCAAGCATGCGCCCGAGCTGTCCGCCGCCGACTATGCCGATCGTATGCCCGCTCATTGTCAGCTCTCGTCTTCGGGACGGTTTGCGACCGCATCGGAGCGGGCCTGGCGCCATTGATCCAGGCGTGCCGCGAGCTCGTCATCGGAAAGGGCCAAAACGGCCGCCGCAAGCAGGGCGGCATTGGTGGCGCCGGCCTCGCCGATGGCCAGCGTGCCGACGGGGATGCCTGCCGGCATCTGCACGATAGACAGCAGGCTGTCCTGACCCGAAAGTGCCCTGGAACGGATCGGAACGCCAAACACGGGCAGGGGCGTCAGTGATGCGGTCATGCCAGGAAGATGTGCAGCCCCGCCCGCCCCGGCGATGATCGTTCGGAAACCGTTTTCGCGTGCGGTTTTTGCAAATTCGACCATTCGCTCCGGTGTGCGGTGCGCCGAAACGATCAGCGCTTCGTAGCCGATGCCCAGCTCATCCAGCGTCAGCGCCGCATGTTTCATTGTCGGCCAATCGGATTGGCTGCCCATTATGATTGCCACCGGCACCGTCGTGCTCATGGTTCTGCCCCGTCTTCAAGCGATAATGTCAGGAATGATCTGGTCTTCAACCTTGGCGATCTTGTCCTTGATCGCAAGTTTCTTCTTTTTCATGCGCTGTACCTGAAGCGCGTCACAACCCACGGTTAGCATGGCCTTGATCGCGGCGTCGAAGTCCTCATGTTCCTGGCGCAAGCGTGCGGCCTTTAAGCGCAGTTCTGCCTGTTCCTGGTCCGACATGCCATCTCCCCGTCGTCAGCATGATTGCAAGCCCTTCTAA
This portion of the Hoeflea prorocentri genome encodes:
- a CDS encoding aminodeoxychorismate synthase component I encodes the protein MDENLILFRNDFTGENLCFSGARSMVTAWEQDEVVPALDNLEQAAKDGLWSAGYIAYEAGIALEPALVSRLAPREDHKRSCPLLCFGLFDTPQPPARAAEILAVPGNNIAVSSAKHRWDFETYESRFDTLRSHLHAGDCFQANLTYEIEADCNGGGTTLFNSLRARQAVAHSALVRLEGPEIVSRSPELFFRVDRDGWIDSKPMKGTAPRGATASQDAALKRQLEQDPKCRSENLMIVDLLRNDLSRICSAGSVHVPELYHVETFSTVHQMISRVRGKLEPGATITDIMRAIFPCGSITGAPKIRAMEIIHALEDTDRNIYCGSIGWIAPSGMMEFNVAIRTISLFPGGKAVLNVGGGIIFDSDAHAEYEECRIKARYALDGAMGQEIAS
- a CDS encoding M3 family oligoendopeptidase, which gives rise to MPVPPSFHDFISGLNHALVETEATGGQDGSLGQLPQWDLDDLYPAMDAPQLKDDLARAASESAAFEEHWKGRIETAVKAGGDKGLGAALRQYETLEELMGRIVSYAGLTYFSDTSDPERAKFYGDVQSSITDISSRLLFFPLEINRIDDAVIDAAIKDDPQTAHYRPWLVDLRLDKPYQLEDRIEQLFLEKSVTGHGAWNRLFDETMASLRFDVEGEELTLEPALNRLQSAKPEERRNAAMALSKTFSENIRTFTLITNTLAKDKEISDRWRGFSDIADSRHLANRVERQVVDALSDAVSEAYPRLSHRYYAMKAKWLGMDVMDFWDRNAPLPETPKALIGWDTARETVLSAYRDFDPRMAEIAGRFFDRNWIDAPVRAGKAPGAFAHPTVPSVHPYVLLNYMGKPRDVMTLAHELGHGVHQVLAGEQGALMAQTPLTLAETASVFGEMLTFRTLLNSTEDRKERKAMLAQKVEDMINTVVRQIAFYQFERKVHTARREGELTSEQIGELWISVQGESLGPAIRISEGYDAFWAYIPHFIHSPFYVYAYAFGDCLVNSLYAVYQNAEDGFQERYFDMLKAGGTKHHSELLAPFGLDASDPSFWSQGLAMIEGLIDELDALDS
- a CDS encoding DUF882 domain-containing protein; its protein translation is MTRAVSTRSRALAAVLAALVCLAAASPAFAETRSLKLYFIHTKERATITFKKNGRYVPGGLKKLNRFLRDWRQKEATKMDPRLFDLLWEVYQASGSRDHIHVVSAYRSPKTNAMLRKRSRGVAKKSQHTLGKAVDFYLPDVPVKKVRQIGMKFQVGGVGYYPKSGSPFVHLDVGSVRSWPRMDRKELTSLFPKGKTLHLPRDGKPLPGYNQALADYKKRVSSNSIQVAGKRSIRRPSRDNNSGGGNLLAGLFGGGNKKEEPRQTRQTVVAAASAPPGVEERDSLTPDLAIVPTPRIRPTAPVQDVQVALAPASELSPEAITAAFRPRLPAAAIPQDGNVALASATTGADTLPVPALRTGGSESQGGVELASTGPTSSEVVLASLLAEPTYAATGNPGLTRQELGLQQGIGTEEEGTVTKLAYVPRPSQRPDLVSPETQALAAAVGEDVPGGLSYETVSGIPVPRPSPFGSSASDEMVALAPVQVALAPPSGNTSGARVDVFAPALKQSAGKRSRPTIGDAIDARPSAVRTEPVLTPTMITHTAFAAHSVSGMDAPVSAPQFVSSLMRTAPDMVHVDGFSTENRIASADRFSGTAVNFQSVARFEVRGR
- a CDS encoding DUF2312 domain-containing protein, which gives rise to MSEAHGVARDQLRSFVERIERLEEEKKTVADDIKEVYGEAKSMGFDTKVLRKVISIRKLDQNERMEQEAVLDTYLHALGMAEAPPEE
- a CDS encoding DUF1244 domain-containing protein, which produces MTELTKDQRTEFEAAAFRTLVEHLRERTDVQNIDLMNLGGFCRNCLSNWYQKAANEAGVELTKPEAREIVYGMPYDEWRDQYQTEATEEQKAAFVHSHKDH
- a CDS encoding DUF1036 domain-containing protein, which codes for MVFTGSLWTTPQAQADFRVCNGTQNLVGVAIGYRSDDGWISEGWWQISATSCATLIEGPLASRFYYLYAEDAARGGRWGGNVDMCVAEDEFKIVDVKNCFTRGFLRMGFKEYDTGQQSSWMVQLSDSTEVEEGQN
- the pyk gene encoding pyruvate kinase, whose translation is MKRLRKVKILATLGPASSEEDMIQKLHEAGADLFRINMSHASHDLMRTLIERIRKVEKRCGRPIGILADLQGPKLRVGKFADGALELVPGQTFTLDKNEKPGDASRVHLPHPEIFEAVEAGHRLLIDDGRLQLRAEKSDGDKIVCTVVSGTKISDRKGVSLPDTTLGVGALTDKDRADLEAVLATDDVDWLALSFIQRPEDLADVRKVARSRVGLMAKIEKPQAIERIDEIIELSDALMVARGDLGVEMPIESVPGLQKQLTRACRKAGKPVVVATQMLESMISAPVPTRAEVSDVATAVFEGADAVMLSAESAAGDYPVEAVSTMASIARKVERDPNYTSIVHAQRSQPEATGADAISLAARQIAETLKLSAIVCYTSSGTTGMRASRERPQVPIIALSPVIQTARRLSVVWGLHCVVTEDARDLDDMVDRACRIAFREEFGKPGDRLIISAGVPLGTPGATNMLRIAYIGSDGMTGI
- a CDS encoding alpha/beta fold hydrolase yields the protein MYAFPFITVTVIATGLILFSWIQSRRIERLYPPIGEFVDVGGYRLHALHIPAAADADLPAIVFLHGASGNLRDQVEAFRQDLEGRAELLFVDRPGHGWSDRGGGQNALPDAQARAVAELMERKGIKSGLIVGHSFGGVIAANMALETPEKVDSLLLLATVSHPWPGGIDWHYHLATTPFIGRLAAWLIAMPAGLLRISRAARCVFSPNHYPPDYLARSGTALVLRPWTFKYNAHDVASLYDHIVRTSPRYGEIDRPTIVVAGDEDFVVSTEIHSRALTRQIERAELHVLRGVGHKPDYAATEVCIAAMEKLGGKEVDLAAIARKVERDINAGGETTNPPPSIPKRSSAINQIPVMPSEPI
- a CDS encoding tetratricopeptide repeat protein; this translates as MRRFAFLYSLLWAILIASAVFAGIGPAKAQSDEPATDEVATTVTKSRSERIDEYFVELKREPQAASARRIADRIWAEWRKSDSATSNQLMQWANDAIRDKRYYTALDLLDQVTVLSPEFAEGWNRRATLHFMMDNHAKSMADIHVVLQLEPRHFGALMGMASILTAAGSDEAALGTYLKVLEVYPAMREAQKRVGELSEELTGDEI
- the ykgO gene encoding type B 50S ribosomal protein L36 yields the protein MKIKNSLKALKTRHRENRLVRRKGRVYIINKQNPRFKARQG
- a CDS encoding 5-(carboxyamino)imidazole ribonucleotide synthase, translated to MSGHTIGIVGGGQLGRMLAMAAARLGFATIILEPQEKCPAAQVAGSQITADYGDADALDTLAVLSDVITYEFENVPVETARRLAARKPVYPPPAALEISQDRLLEKRFLKECGVATADFVAIDSQREIDEALENFAGKAVLKTRRLGYDGKGQRFFNAQSSNASGAHAALGGVPLILERLVPFTDEISVIAARAMDGTIVSYDPSRNHHSEGILRRSVVPSGVAQASIDAARAATETILARLDYVGVIGVEFFVLDNGEVLVNEFAPRVHNSGHWTEAACTVSQFEQHVRAICNLPLADCTRHSDCEMDNLIGSDVDNLKTYLSQPDTLVHLYGKLEIRPGRKMGHVTRLNGPAKQAGGG